One segment of Agrococcus sp. ProA11 DNA contains the following:
- the fgd gene encoding glucose-6-phosphate dehydrogenase (coenzyme-F420) — MRYGYKASAEQFSPSELLELVALAEQAGLDSAFISDHLQPWRHDGGHAPNAVAWLGMALERTESIVLGTSVLTPTLRYQPAVVAQQFATLGQVHPGRLILGVGTGEALNEQIIGVEYPALQERFARLREAVRLIKRLWREERVEFDGDYYATNGATIYDRPEMPVPIYVAGGGPATTRYAARFADGHICTSGKGDEYYRDTIVANLEEGLAKAERDTAEVDRMIEIKVSYDRDPDAALHNTRFWAALSLTQEQKHAVSDPIEMQRLADELPIEQVAKRWIVGSDAAEVAEAIGHYVELGFTHLVFHGPGDDQRRFLEQFSEDVLPLLPAR, encoded by the coding sequence ATGCGGTACGGATACAAGGCCAGCGCCGAGCAGTTCAGCCCCAGCGAGCTGCTCGAGCTCGTCGCGCTCGCCGAGCAGGCGGGCCTCGACAGCGCGTTCATCAGCGACCACCTGCAGCCGTGGCGGCACGACGGCGGCCACGCGCCGAACGCGGTCGCGTGGCTCGGGATGGCGCTCGAGCGCACCGAGTCGATCGTGCTCGGCACCTCGGTGCTCACGCCGACGCTGCGCTACCAGCCGGCCGTCGTCGCGCAGCAGTTCGCGACCCTCGGGCAGGTGCACCCGGGCAGGCTGATCCTCGGCGTCGGCACGGGCGAGGCGCTCAACGAGCAGATCATCGGCGTGGAGTACCCAGCGCTGCAGGAGCGCTTCGCCCGGCTGCGCGAGGCCGTGCGCCTCATCAAGCGGCTCTGGCGCGAGGAGCGGGTCGAGTTCGACGGCGACTACTACGCCACCAACGGCGCGACCATCTACGACCGGCCGGAGATGCCCGTCCCCATCTACGTCGCCGGCGGCGGGCCCGCCACGACGCGATACGCCGCGCGGTTCGCCGACGGTCACATCTGCACCTCCGGCAAGGGCGACGAGTACTACCGCGACACGATCGTGGCGAACCTCGAGGAGGGGCTCGCGAAGGCCGAGCGCGACACCGCCGAGGTCGACCGCATGATCGAGATCAAGGTCTCCTACGACCGCGACCCGGATGCCGCCTTGCACAACACCCGCTTCTGGGCGGCGCTGTCGCTCACGCAGGAGCAGAAGCACGCGGTGAGCGACCCGATCGAGATGCAGCGGCTGGCCGACGAGCTGCCGATCGAGCAGGTGGCAAAGCGCTGGATCGTGGGATCGGATGCGGCGGAGGTCGCCGAGGCGATCGGCCACTATGTCGAGCTCGGCTTCACCCACCTGGTCTTCCACGGCCCGGGCGACGACCAGCGACGCTTCCTCGAGCAGTTCTCGGAGGACGTGCTGCCGCTGCTGCCCGCCCGCTGA
- a CDS encoding GNAT family N-acetyltransferase, which produces MFGNPDLPQREGVQLRAAWAEALGTTMSAFEGSSITRVERDDLDAVVVVAIGDATVVAGPPRVKAALASLSVLALRDAAAIAAALPGSRAIGTGHLLFTGTRPGHPPLPVDEASSMDVASVGASLVETAWAEAGVQAMEHRWALHDEGIPVAVAGYQRWHGTVAHLGVASVPAQRRRGFAFSVASAAVCAAIDAGLVAQWRTRIGNEASLRLADRLGFTRLGTQAAVVLPQD; this is translated from the coding sequence ATGTTCGGCAACCCCGATCTGCCGCAGCGCGAGGGCGTGCAGCTGCGCGCGGCGTGGGCGGAGGCGCTGGGCACCACGATGTCGGCCTTCGAGGGCTCGAGCATCACCCGGGTGGAGCGCGACGACCTGGACGCGGTGGTCGTGGTGGCGATCGGCGACGCCACCGTGGTCGCCGGTCCCCCGCGCGTGAAGGCGGCGCTCGCGTCGCTGTCGGTCCTGGCGCTGCGCGACGCCGCAGCGATCGCGGCGGCGCTGCCGGGATCGCGCGCGATCGGCACGGGCCATCTGCTGTTCACCGGCACCCGGCCAGGGCATCCGCCGCTCCCGGTCGACGAGGCGAGCTCGATGGATGTCGCCTCGGTCGGCGCGAGCCTGGTGGAGACCGCCTGGGCGGAGGCCGGCGTGCAGGCGATGGAGCACCGCTGGGCACTGCACGACGAGGGCATCCCCGTGGCGGTCGCGGGCTACCAGCGCTGGCACGGCACCGTCGCCCATCTGGGAGTCGCGAGCGTCCCGGCGCAGCGACGGCGCGGCTTCGCCTTCTCGGTCGCGTCCGCCGCGGTCTGCGCCGCGATCGATGCAGGGCTCGTGGCGCAGTGGCGCACCCGGATCGGCAACGAGGCATCGCTGCGGCTGGCCGACCGACTGGGATTCACCAGATTGGGCACCCAGGCGGCGGTGGTGCTGCCGCAGGACTGA
- a CDS encoding nucleoside hydrolase — protein MTTVLLDVDTGIDDALAIFTAAFSNEIDLVGCTVTWGNVDVAQGARNTSEVLQLAGHRDVPIAVGAAGPRNGAPAVFSPEVHGADGLGGCADPAHVPVLVAESAVELLLRLSHEHAGSLEIVAVGPLTNLAAALDADPTLPERIRQVTIMGGTALAPGNVSETAEANIWHDPEAAQIVFDAPWETTMVGLDVTMTSLITDEHRARLAAGGAIGRFSAAILDFYLAYYESYAGERASGNHDALALAVATGLVRTTLSPLVDVTVDCSDGEARGRTVTTLEGQWGMWPERDGDRHRVVMEVEPGFEERMVDLLAGA, from the coding sequence GTGACCACCGTGCTGCTCGACGTCGACACCGGCATCGACGATGCCCTGGCCATCTTCACCGCTGCGTTCTCCAACGAGATCGACCTCGTCGGGTGCACCGTCACCTGGGGCAACGTCGACGTGGCGCAGGGCGCCCGCAACACCTCGGAGGTGCTGCAGCTCGCAGGGCACCGCGACGTGCCGATCGCCGTCGGCGCGGCCGGGCCGCGCAACGGCGCTCCCGCGGTCTTCTCGCCCGAGGTGCACGGCGCCGACGGGCTGGGCGGATGCGCCGACCCGGCCCACGTGCCCGTCCTGGTGGCCGAGAGCGCCGTGGAGCTGCTGCTGCGGCTCAGCCACGAGCACGCCGGATCGCTCGAGATCGTCGCGGTCGGGCCGCTCACCAATCTCGCCGCCGCGCTGGACGCCGATCCCACGCTGCCCGAGCGCATCCGGCAGGTGACGATCATGGGCGGCACGGCGCTCGCACCGGGCAACGTGAGCGAGACCGCCGAGGCGAACATCTGGCACGATCCGGAGGCCGCGCAGATCGTCTTCGACGCGCCCTGGGAGACGACCATGGTGGGGCTCGATGTGACGATGACGTCGCTCATCACCGATGAGCACCGCGCGCGGCTCGCCGCCGGTGGCGCGATCGGCCGATTCTCGGCGGCGATCCTCGACTTCTACCTGGCCTACTACGAGAGCTACGCGGGCGAGCGCGCCTCCGGCAACCACGATGCCCTCGCCCTCGCGGTGGCGACCGGACTGGTGCGCACCACGCTGTCGCCGCTCGTCGATGTGACCGTCGACTGCTCGGATGGCGAGGCGCGGGGCCGCACGGTGACGACGCTGGAGGGCCAGTGGGGGATGTGGCCGGAGCGCGATGGCGACCGCCACCGGGTGGTGATGGAGGTCGAGCCGGGCTTCGAGGAGCGCATGGTCGACCTGCTCGCAGGCGCCTGA
- a CDS encoding FtsX-like permease family protein: protein MTALRLWARLLRATGPRATDVLSAVAFAFATAALLAVLGGVNAFRVRLETGLVDEDSGAFVLTLAFVAAALLLPAVWTLAQAAVRLAIARRDDRLAALRLAGATQGQVTAMAVLDAVAQALVGVLVGAMLALAVTPGIARIEFQGMPFSVGELLPPAWVWLAAGGAVVAIALIAALASLRRVRVTPLGVAQRVGAKRLSLWRIAGFALVAASYIVISVMNLIPVGLSISIALISIVVLSYALIGPLVIQGVAWLVAKGARRPATLLAARRVVDDPRGAFNIVGAMAIAVMAGGFASLAPVLAAEDDTMSSDMATGAVLTIAIAAVLGAVLAGIAQSAKVLDQRREHQAMHRLGVDLSVMRGAIVRQVALPLLVAVGGAAAMALLLILPSIQFWIRSPDSVLAWALIVVGAVVVTLGATACALPLVRRVATDAAPV from the coding sequence ATGACCGCCCTCCGCCTCTGGGCGCGACTGCTCCGCGCCACCGGTCCGCGCGCCACCGACGTGCTGAGCGCTGTTGCGTTCGCGTTCGCGACCGCGGCGCTGCTCGCCGTGCTGGGCGGCGTCAATGCCTTCCGCGTGCGACTGGAGACCGGCCTCGTCGACGAGGACAGCGGCGCCTTCGTGCTGACGCTCGCGTTCGTCGCGGCTGCCCTGCTGCTGCCCGCCGTGTGGACCCTCGCGCAGGCCGCCGTGCGGCTGGCGATCGCCCGCCGTGACGATCGCCTCGCGGCGCTGCGGCTCGCGGGCGCCACCCAGGGGCAGGTGACGGCGATGGCCGTGCTCGACGCGGTCGCGCAGGCGCTCGTGGGCGTGCTGGTCGGCGCGATGCTCGCGCTCGCGGTGACGCCGGGGATCGCTCGCATCGAGTTCCAGGGCATGCCGTTCTCAGTGGGCGAGCTCCTGCCGCCGGCGTGGGTCTGGCTCGCGGCCGGTGGTGCCGTGGTCGCCATCGCGCTCATCGCGGCGCTCGCGTCGCTCCGGCGCGTGCGCGTCACCCCGCTCGGCGTCGCGCAGCGCGTGGGCGCGAAGCGCCTCTCGCTCTGGCGCATCGCCGGCTTCGCGCTCGTGGCGGCCAGCTACATCGTCATCTCCGTCATGAACCTCATCCCGGTCGGGCTGAGCATCTCGATCGCGCTCATCTCGATCGTCGTGCTCTCCTACGCGTTGATCGGGCCACTGGTGATCCAAGGCGTTGCCTGGCTCGTGGCGAAGGGCGCACGTCGCCCCGCGACCCTGCTGGCCGCGCGGCGCGTGGTCGACGACCCGCGCGGCGCCTTCAACATCGTCGGCGCGATGGCGATCGCCGTGATGGCGGGCGGGTTCGCCTCGCTCGCCCCGGTGCTGGCCGCCGAGGACGACACGATGAGCAGCGACATGGCGACCGGTGCGGTGCTGACGATCGCGATCGCCGCCGTGCTCGGTGCCGTGCTGGCGGGCATCGCGCAGTCGGCGAAGGTGCTCGACCAGCGGCGGGAGCACCAGGCGATGCACCGGCTCGGCGTCGACCTGTCGGTGATGCGCGGCGCGATCGTGCGCCAAGTGGCGCTGCCGCTGCTGGTCGCCGTCGGCGGCGCCGCGGCGATGGCGCTGCTGCTCATCCTGCCGAGCATCCAGTTCTGGATCCGCAGCCCCGACTCGGTGCTCGCGTGGGCGCTGATCGTGGTCGGCGCCGTGGTGGTCACGCTGGGCGCGACGGCCTGCGCGCTGCCGCTCGTGCGCCGCGTGGCGACGGACGCGGCGCCCGTCTGA
- a CDS encoding VOC family protein: MAIARTPSIVIDCPDARGLATFYGALLDWPISRASDDEDDRWVEIRGPEGQVLDFQQVDDYRAPVWPTQEHPQQMHLDVVVDDLDEAEAATLILGATKHEHQPGETFRVFLDPAGHPFCLCAS; encoded by the coding sequence ATGGCTATTGCACGCACCCCATCGATCGTCATCGACTGCCCCGACGCTCGCGGCCTCGCGACGTTCTACGGCGCGCTGCTCGACTGGCCGATCTCGCGCGCGAGCGACGACGAGGACGACCGCTGGGTCGAGATCCGCGGACCCGAGGGGCAGGTGCTCGACTTCCAGCAGGTCGACGACTACCGTGCGCCCGTCTGGCCCACGCAGGAGCACCCGCAGCAGATGCACCTCGACGTCGTGGTCGACGATCTCGACGAGGCAGAGGCGGCGACCCTCATCCTCGGCGCGACGAAGCACGAGCACCAGCCGGGCGAGACCTTCCGCGTCTTCCTCGACCCCGCCGGGCATCCGTTCTGCCTCTGCGCGAGCTGA
- a CDS encoding aminotransferase class I/II-fold pyridoxal phosphate-dependent enzyme — protein sequence MNPFERVSLADLQQRSSIKWRFFEPDVLPLWVAEMDVMPAEAVTRAVTDALGRGDTGYPFGTGYAEAFGRFADARWGAQLEVARTALVSDVMMGVFELIRMLTPPSGSVIVTSPVYPPFHAYAAHAERAVVEAPLGEDLRLDLAAIEEACARLDAAGAVLLLCNPHNPTGTVHTRAELEAVARIADRHGARVIADEVHAPLLFDADFTPYWSVDPRGFSVTSASKAWNLAGLRTALIVGGAETGEAIGGIAEVVSHGPSHLASIAHIAAFDDGRAWLDEVLDGLRDNRALLARLLAEHAPTIRWRPGEATFLAWLDCRHTRVADPASRADAGYQGLSAGPAKAFLEQARVGLNAGEAFGAGGENHVRFNLGTRPDVIEDAVRRMGAIA from the coding sequence ATGAACCCGTTCGAGCGCGTCTCCCTCGCCGACCTGCAGCAGCGCAGCAGCATCAAGTGGCGCTTCTTCGAGCCCGACGTGCTGCCCTTGTGGGTGGCAGAGATGGACGTGATGCCGGCGGAGGCCGTGACCCGCGCCGTCACGGATGCGCTGGGTCGCGGCGACACCGGCTACCCGTTCGGCACCGGCTACGCAGAGGCGTTCGGTCGCTTCGCCGACGCCCGGTGGGGCGCGCAGCTGGAGGTGGCGCGCACCGCCCTCGTCTCCGACGTGATGATGGGCGTGTTCGAGCTGATCCGGATGCTCACGCCGCCCAGCGGCTCGGTGATCGTGACGAGTCCCGTCTACCCGCCCTTCCACGCCTACGCTGCGCACGCCGAGCGCGCGGTCGTCGAGGCGCCGCTGGGCGAGGATCTGCGGCTCGACCTCGCCGCGATCGAGGAGGCGTGCGCCCGCCTCGACGCCGCGGGCGCGGTGCTGCTGCTCTGCAACCCGCACAACCCCACCGGGACCGTGCACACCCGCGCGGAGCTCGAGGCCGTGGCGCGGATCGCCGACCGCCACGGCGCGCGCGTGATCGCGGACGAGGTGCACGCCCCGCTGCTGTTCGACGCCGACTTCACGCCCTACTGGAGCGTCGACCCGCGCGGCTTCTCGGTCACCAGCGCGTCCAAGGCCTGGAACCTCGCCGGCCTGCGCACCGCGCTCATCGTGGGCGGCGCGGAGACGGGCGAGGCCATCGGCGGCATCGCCGAGGTCGTCAGCCACGGCCCCTCCCACCTCGCCTCCATCGCCCACATCGCGGCATTCGACGACGGCCGCGCCTGGCTCGACGAAGTGCTCGACGGCCTGCGCGACAACCGCGCGCTGCTCGCCCGGCTGCTCGCCGAGCACGCGCCGACGATCCGCTGGCGACCGGGCGAGGCGACCTTCCTCGCGTGGCTCGACTGCCGCCATACCCGCGTCGCCGACCCCGCCTCACGCGCCGACGCCGGCTACCAGGGGCTCTCCGCCGGCCCTGCGAAGGCGTTCCTCGAGCAGGCGCGGGTCGGGCTCAACGCGGGCGAGGCCTTCGGCGCGGGCGGCGAGAACCACGTGCGGTTCAACCTGGGCACCAGGCCGGATGTCATCGAGGACGCCGTGCGCCGCATGGGCGCGATCGCCTGA
- a CDS encoding ABC transporter ATP-binding protein, producing the protein MQINRLDAHQLTHTYGRGDSAAPALAEVSVSIGADAPEAVAIMGPSGSGKSTLLHVLAGIIAPDSGRVVWRGDDLATMRDSQRTRLRRSDFGFVFQSGQLLPELPAIENVALPLMLGGGPRSGAEAAAGALLHRLGLGGMLHRRPGELSGGQAQRVAIARALVGSPGIVFADEPTGALDRATGQAVMSLLIGATLGHGASLVVVTHDPEVAAACSRVIRLEDGRVVSDARAEVEVSR; encoded by the coding sequence ATGCAGATCAATCGACTCGATGCACACCAGCTCACGCACACCTACGGGCGCGGCGACTCGGCGGCCCCGGCGCTCGCCGAGGTGTCGGTCTCCATCGGCGCCGACGCCCCGGAGGCCGTCGCGATCATGGGGCCCAGCGGCTCCGGCAAGTCCACGCTGCTCCACGTGCTCGCCGGCATCATCGCACCCGACAGCGGCCGCGTCGTCTGGCGCGGCGACGATCTCGCGACCATGCGCGACAGTCAGCGCACGAGGCTGCGTCGCAGCGACTTCGGCTTCGTCTTCCAGTCCGGGCAGCTGCTGCCGGAGCTGCCCGCGATCGAGAACGTCGCCCTGCCGCTCATGCTCGGCGGCGGCCCGCGATCGGGTGCGGAGGCGGCGGCCGGCGCACTGCTGCACCGGCTCGGACTGGGCGGGATGCTGCACCGTCGGCCGGGCGAGCTCTCGGGCGGGCAGGCGCAGCGGGTCGCGATCGCCCGCGCCCTGGTCGGCAGCCCCGGCATCGTCTTCGCGGACGAGCCGACCGGCGCGCTCGACCGGGCGACGGGCCAAGCCGTCATGTCGCTGCTGATCGGAGCGACGCTCGGGCACGGCGCCTCGCTCGTGGTGGTGACGCACGACCCCGAGGTGGCCGCCGCGTGCTCGCGCGTGATCCGCCTCGAGGACGGCCGCGTCGTGAGCGACGCCCGCGCCGAGGTCGAGGTCTCGCGATGA
- a CDS encoding CPBP family glutamic-type intramembrane protease, whose protein sequence is MTIAAEGAPTRPIAIVPAALVTAGAVLLFWVLSDWGYLPLVAGVVGGILTDRAGASRKLGQDLALIAIALTWISFISLHADISNAGIAGFTIALGGAVVIPYVVTRWGFKDHAIRFPWKGGRWSRRMWTYIVVVVLAAYLILPFYFLTSGVYRNWPAVEEWDMIARLFMGVNAVGLWDELFFICTAYTLLLRHFRPWLANILQAGIFVSFLWELGYQAWGPLLTIPFALVQGAIFSWTKNLLYVVTVHLLFDAVVFLVIVHAHHQEALPIFPLVHGF, encoded by the coding sequence GTGACGATCGCAGCCGAAGGCGCCCCCACCAGGCCGATCGCGATCGTGCCCGCCGCGCTCGTGACGGCCGGCGCCGTGCTGCTGTTCTGGGTGCTGAGCGACTGGGGCTACCTGCCGCTCGTCGCGGGCGTCGTCGGCGGCATCCTCACCGACCGCGCCGGCGCCTCCCGCAAGCTCGGGCAGGATCTCGCGCTCATCGCGATCGCGCTCACGTGGATCAGCTTCATCTCGCTGCACGCCGACATCTCGAACGCGGGCATCGCCGGCTTCACGATCGCGCTCGGCGGCGCCGTCGTCATCCCCTACGTCGTCACGCGCTGGGGCTTCAAGGACCACGCCATCCGCTTCCCCTGGAAGGGCGGGCGCTGGTCGCGGCGCATGTGGACCTACATCGTCGTGGTGGTGCTCGCCGCCTACCTGATCCTGCCCTTCTACTTCCTCACCTCCGGCGTGTACCGCAACTGGCCGGCCGTGGAGGAGTGGGACATGATCGCGCGGCTCTTCATGGGCGTGAACGCCGTGGGGCTGTGGGACGAGCTGTTCTTCATCTGCACGGCCTACACGCTGCTGCTACGCCACTTCCGCCCGTGGCTGGCCAACATCCTGCAGGCGGGCATCTTCGTGTCGTTCCTGTGGGAGCTCGGCTACCAGGCGTGGGGCCCGCTGCTGACGATCCCGTTCGCGCTCGTGCAGGGCGCGATCTTCTCCTGGACGAAGAACCTGCTCTACGTCGTCACCGTGCACCTGCTGTTCGACGCCGTGGTCTTCCTCGTCATCGTGCACGCGCACCACCAGGAGGCGCTGCCGATCTTCCCGCTCGTCCACGGCTTCTGA